The window TTTCTGGAATATTCTTTACCTGAAGTGACTATGAAATCGCAGATTGTGCTGAGCGAGCCCACGGCCCTTTTGGAAAAGAAAGCATCGATTTTGGATGGAGTAAATTAAATCTGTAAATAGCCGAAAGACATTAAAAAACCTCATGGGGACGTTTCATTAAAATGGGACCTTGAGGTTTTTTTATTTAAAACAGGTCTTAAGAATATTGCTCAGATTGCATATTGAGAAAATTTACCCGAACGAATTATTACATTCCAATAACGTGATAGCCGCAATCCACGTATAGTGTTTCTCCCGTGATGCCCGTGGCCCACGGTGAACATAAAAACAGTCCGGCGTCTCCAACCTCATCCACTTCAACGTTTCTGCGGAGCGGAGCCTTTTCCGGAATAATATCCAGAATTTTTGTGAATCCGGAAATGCCGCGCGCCGCCAGCGTATTAACCGGGCCGGCGGAAATTGCATTCACGCGAACCTGCCGATGGCCCAGATCTGCCGCGAGATAGCGCACGCTCGCTTCGAGAGACGCTTTAGCAACACCCATTACATTGTAACCCGGAATAACTTTTTCCGCGCCGTAATACGACAGCGTGAGAATGGCGCCGCCATGCAAGTGCATAAGAGGGTAGGCCTCGTTGGCAATCGCAATTAACGAATACGCGCTGATGTCATGCGCTAAAGTAAACCCATGACGGCTTGTTCTGTGAAAATCCTTTTTCAGGTCTTCTTTGTCAGCAAAAGCCACCGAATGAACAACAAAATCAATATGGTGCATGTAATGTTTCAGATCATGAAAGAGTTTTTTAATATCATCGTCCTTGGTCACGTCACACTTGAAAAGCAAGTCGCTGCCTAAATCGTCCGCTATTTCCTGCACATTCTTCTTGACGGCATCGCCCTGATACGTAAAAGCGAGCTCAGCGCCTTCGCGGTGCAAACTTTTGGCGATAGCGTGGGCGATACTCCTTTTGTTGGCGACTCCGCAAATAAGCCCTTGTTTGCCCTGCATGATCATACGGCTTTCTCCTTTTTATGGATAAAAGTAAAAATTCAATGTCAATGTGATTGGAAACGTTGATGAATATATAGAATAACACCTAATTCCACAAGATTAAAAAACGCAGCGATGAGCGATTATCGTACCTATGTACACAACAGGCCTGTGCGAACGCGAATGGCGTGGCGATTATTAATTATTTACATGCATGTCGTGTTACTACATAAGCACAATCTTTCATTTAAAATTGGAGAGTATTATGAAAAAGCAAAGTGCCGTAAAGTGGAGCATGCTTCTAAGCATTCTGATTTTGACTGGATGTTTCGTCGCATTTTTATCAAAAGGTGAAACAGGGAGTTTGAGCGGAATCGTCAAAGATAAACAAACGGGAAACCCCATACCCGGCGTTATAATTAAAGTAATCGGCGCAGGGCTATCAGTACAAACCGATTCCACAGGGTATTTTTCAATAGATAATATTTCCGTAGGGAATTACGATCTATTGGTTAGCGTCAATAATTATCAGGCTGTAAAAATAGAAGGTATTGCTATTGACGCCTTTACCGAGCAGCAGTTGGAATTGACGATTAAAGAAAACACTTCCGGCCAAGCAAAAATAAAAACGTTATCGGCTCAGGAATTAGATATTAAAAGAGAAAAACTACATTCAACAGACGTAATCCTGCTTGGCGCTCACGACGGGCAGGAAAACATGCCGGAATCGGAAATGAAAACTATTGACAAAGATGTTGCGAAGAAATCCGCAAAAGCGACAGCCGGGCGAGGTATTCTGGGTGTCATTGGTGGATCAGGCGGATTACACAACGGAGGCGCCGGTGTGATGAGCCCTGTTTATTTAAACCCGCCAAACGGACAGAAATATTGGGATATGTATCATCATGATTACGGAACCAACCCGTTTATCGATACGGAAGACGATAATTGGTCAACGTTCGGCGCGGACGTGAGCACAGCTTCTTATTCTTTGGTTAGAAGTTATATTACGAATGGCGAAATCCCGCCAAAAGACGCCGTGCGCGTGGAGGAATTTGTCAATTACTTCAATCAATCCTATAAATCCGCCGAAGAAAAAACATTTTTAATTGCCACACAAGCCATGCCGTCGATTGTCAGTAAAAATTATCAATTGGTTAAGATCGGTATAAAAGGAAAAGAAGTGAAAGCCGAAAATAGAAAGCCGGCGATGTTAACGTTTGTGATCGATGTGTCGGGTTCGATGAATATTGAAAACCGATTGGGGTTGGTTAAAAAAACGATGCTGCTGATGACGCGTGAATTGCGCCAAGGAGACCAAGTTGGAATCGTAGCGTATGGGTCGAACGCGCAAATTATTTTGAATCCGACAAGCAACAAGGAAGCCATCGAATCGGCGGTGAACGGGCTATACAGCGAAGGGTCAACGAATGCAGAAGCGGGTTTATGGCAGGGTTATCAGATGGCTGCGAAAAATTTTGATTCACAGGCCATCAATCGTGTGATCCTTTGCACGGACGGCGTTGCCAATAACGGCGAAACTTCTTCGGATGGCTTACTAAAACAGATCGAAAAATATAAGAACAAAGGTATTACGCTTACCGCGTGCGGCTTTGGAATGGGGAACTATAACGATGTGCTGATCGAACAGCTTGCCACGCGCGGGGATGGAACGTATTATTATATTGACGATCTGAATGAAGCCAAGCGGGTATTTGTCGAGCAGTTAACCGGAACTCTCCAGGTGATCGCGAAAGACGTTAAAATTCAAGTGACGTTCGACAAGGATCACGTAAGCCGTTATCGTCTGATCGGTTACGAAAAACGGGACGTGAGGGACGAAGATTTTAGAAATGACAAGATCGACGGCGGTGAGATAGGGTCGGGGCACACGGTAACCGCATTGTATGAGGTAAAACTGAAAAATCAGAGCGCACAAAATATCGGGAAAATAACCATTCGCTATAAATCGCCGGACGGAAAAGATGTTGCTGAAATTGAAGAGCCGATAAAAATGAACGTACCGGAATCATTACAAGAAATATCAAATTTTCAGTTCACATCAGCCGTTGTATTATACGCGGAGATTATGCGGGAAAGCTATTGGGCAAAAAACAGAGAATTATCCGAAGTGAAAAATCTATTGAACGGTATTGATCAAAATTTCAAAACACATTATAAGCAGTTTGAAGATTTTTATGATATGGTAAATCGTACGATCAAATTGAAAAGCGCTAAGACGTTAGGGGGAAATAGGTAAAAAAATTATGTCAAACTGAAAAGCATTTATTCTGTTCTTTGACATGTGTGTTGGTTTTAGGGTGCCTAATGGCTCATCCGATGTTAATTCCGCAATTTTTTTGTTGCAGTGTGATGCAGGACAACATTTTCTCTTTTCATGTATAGCTAAACTTCTCATTTTCAATATGGTTTTATCGGTACGAATATTGTAATATTGAAAGCATATCTAAGAGGAGGAAAGTCATGAAAACCCTATTTACACTTCTGTTCACAATGGCCGCTTTCAATGTTCGAACAATCGCAGCCGATCTGGATACCACTTCAAGTCTTTCTGTAGTGAAAATCAAGAACCGATTTCAAATCCCGGTTTTGCAAGATCAGACAAAAACAAATATCCCGGTAAAAAGTCCATCCAAAGCAATGAAAATGGCATTAGGACATACATTGATTCCCATTGGCGCGGGTTTGGGACTGATGATTATCGGAGATTCCAATGTGGAAGGAATTCGGCGTGTGTCTGGATTAACACTTCTTACATATGGCGGTTTAGTCGGGCCTTCCATGGGCAATTTCTATGCAAAAGATTATACCAAAGGCGGACTGGGAATAGGTATGAGGGCAATCGGAACTTTGATGGTAGCATCTTCAATTGGAAAAGCAATGGCTTGGGGTAACGACGATGAGGCCGAAGGACCTGCGCCCGGTGAAATGATGGGAACGGTTGGCGTGCTGCTCGTTTTGGGATCCACTGTTTGGAATATTATGTCCGCTCCCGGCTCTGCAAATACGTATAATGAGAAACACGGTCTTTCAGGTGTATCAGTAGGGTATGACCCTGTTTCCAAAGCAGGTCTTGTCAGTTTCCGTATTACGTTTTGAAAAACGGATCTGAGCTCTTGTTTGATCAGAAATCCACCGTCATCACCGTTCTGCTCTTTGGCATTTGGCTTTTGAGGTTACCCTGATGGATCACGCCGCAGCCCAGCGTGTAACCGTTGGCCGTGACCACCACACCGCCTTTATCGATATCAAAGGCTCGCCGGATCGTGCCGGCTTCGACAAACGTTTCTATTTCTTTGGGATCGGTAAGGTCGATTTTGTTTTTTGTAATAGCCTCGGAGAAAAGCTGAGCGGCGTTGGTGGACAATTTCCATTCATCTTCGCGCCGGGTTCGCGCCAAACGCGTGCCGATACGATGCGTATAGATCCGATTGAGCATGTCTTCGTTGCCTTCCCATTCGCCGGAGGTTACGAGTATCTCATCGTCCTTAATTAGAAAACGAAAATCATTCCAGAAAGAAGGATCCATACCGAATATTCTTTCAAAATAATCCGCCATTCTGTGAATGCCAGGATCTTGAGGGCCGGTCAGGGCATAACGAATTTTCTTATTATTAAATGATTCTTTGCCCTCAGCATTCCCGACCGCGCTTATCTTTCGTAATTTTGCAATGAAAAATCCTTCGGGATTTATCTCCGAAGGCAGAATTCTCACCGTTTTGGATAATGACGCATGATAACTCTCGCCTTTATAACTTGTAATTCCGGGCATGAATGACAACGGTTGAGGCAAAACGATATCTTCGACTTCAACCGGGTAACGCGAAAGTATCGTGTTAATAAGTTTCTCATTTTCCTCCGGCGCAACGGTGCAGGTGGAATACACGATAGTGCCGCCAACTTTCACCGCTTTGATCGCGCTGACAAGAAGTTGCTCTTGAATAAATGCAAACTTTTGCAAGTAATTCAGATTAGCCACTGCCTGCGGCGCTTTGTGAATCACGCCCAGCGCGGAACACGGAGCGTCCACTAAGATTTTGTCGAAGGTTTCCGGAAGCAGATTGCCGATGCGTTCGCCGCCCATGTTTACCATGGCCGAATTGATGATGCCCATCCGGTCCAAATTATGCGATAAAGTTTTGATCCGCTTTCCGTCCCAGTCATTGGCAACGAGCACGCCGCGATTACGCATCATCTGCCCTATCTGGGTGGTTTTTGATCCCGGGGCTGCTGAAATATCGAGAGTCATTTCATTTTCCTGCGGATCGAGTACGAGCGGAGGAATCATCGATGCCACACTTTGAATGTACAGCAGCCCGAGAAAATGTTCGATTGTTTTACTTAAAAGAGCGGATTCGTTCTCCACAACAACCGCGTCGGCAAATCCAATATCCTGAAAGGCAAATCCGTTTTGCGCGAGGCGCTGGAGTAATTCTTCTTTTGAAATCTTAAGTGTATTGACGCGGAAGGATGTGCGTTTGGAAAAATTCAATCCGGATAGAAATTTGTCTTTATCCGAACCTAAAACGGAATCGAGGTATTGTATAAATACGTCGGGGATTTGGAGGTTCATTATTTTGTAGAATGGTAAAGATTAGTTAAAAACGACCGTGTCCATTTTAAATAGCCTTTCTTAGAATATCCAAAAAGAACTGAAAACTGAATGCCTCCAAAATTTCTCTGCTTGTTAAAGTTAACGAAGAATCTAAGACCTAAATCGGTCGGTCCCCAAGTTCTTGCGCACTGTAATTCGATTGGGATGCCAAAAGCATGATAATTTTTCCTTTTGTAATAATTTGTCGTGCTTTCATCACAAAACTCCCCCCAAATGGCGCAAGTAAACCATGAGTGATCCTTTATGCCTCGATATCCAACTTGAAACGTTTTTCCGCTATTAG of the bacterium genome contains:
- a CDS encoding DUF3520 domain-containing protein, giving the protein MSCYYISTIFHLKLESIMKKQSAVKWSMLLSILILTGCFVAFLSKGETGSLSGIVKDKQTGNPIPGVIIKVIGAGLSVQTDSTGYFSIDNISVGNYDLLVSVNNYQAVKIEGIAIDAFTEQQLELTIKENTSGQAKIKTLSAQELDIKREKLHSTDVILLGAHDGQENMPESEMKTIDKDVAKKSAKATAGRGILGVIGGSGGLHNGGAGVMSPVYLNPPNGQKYWDMYHHDYGTNPFIDTEDDNWSTFGADVSTASYSLVRSYITNGEIPPKDAVRVEEFVNYFNQSYKSAEEKTFLIATQAMPSIVSKNYQLVKIGIKGKEVKAENRKPAMLTFVIDVSGSMNIENRLGLVKKTMLLMTRELRQGDQVGIVAYGSNAQIILNPTSNKEAIESAVNGLYSEGSTNAEAGLWQGYQMAAKNFDSQAINRVILCTDGVANNGETSSDGLLKQIEKYKNKGITLTACGFGMGNYNDVLIEQLATRGDGTYYYIDDLNEAKRVFVEQLTGTLQVIAKDVKIQVTFDKDHVSRYRLIGYEKRDVRDEDFRNDKIDGGEIGSGHTVTALYEVKLKNQSAQNIGKITIRYKSPDGKDVAEIEEPIKMNVPESLQEISNFQFTSAVVLYAEIMRESYWAKNRELSEVKNLLNGIDQNFKTHYKQFEDFYDMVNRTIKLKSAKTLGGNR
- a CDS encoding RsmB/NOP family class I SAM-dependent RNA methyltransferase, with the protein product MNLQIPDVFIQYLDSVLGSDKDKFLSGLNFSKRTSFRVNTLKISKEELLQRLAQNGFAFQDIGFADAVVVENESALLSKTIEHFLGLLYIQSVASMIPPLVLDPQENEMTLDISAAPGSKTTQIGQMMRNRGVLVANDWDGKRIKTLSHNLDRMGIINSAMVNMGGERIGNLLPETFDKILVDAPCSALGVIHKAPQAVANLNYLQKFAFIQEQLLVSAIKAVKVGGTIVYSTCTVAPEENEKLINTILSRYPVEVEDIVLPQPLSFMPGITSYKGESYHASLSKTVRILPSEINPEGFFIAKLRKISAVGNAEGKESFNNKKIRYALTGPQDPGIHRMADYFERIFGMDPSFWNDFRFLIKDDEILVTSGEWEGNEDMLNRIYTHRIGTRLARTRREDEWKLSTNAAQLFSEAITKNKIDLTDPKEIETFVEAGTIRRAFDIDKGGVVVTANGYTLGCGVIHQGNLKSQMPKSRTVMTVDF
- a CDS encoding enoyl-ACP reductase is translated as MIMQGKQGLICGVANKRSIAHAIAKSLHREGAELAFTYQGDAVKKNVQEIADDLGSDLLFKCDVTKDDDIKKLFHDLKHYMHHIDFVVHSVAFADKEDLKKDFHRTSRHGFTLAHDISAYSLIAIANEAYPLMHLHGGAILTLSYYGAEKVIPGYNVMGVAKASLEASVRYLAADLGHRQVRVNAISAGPVNTLAARGISGFTKILDIIPEKAPLRRNVEVDEVGDAGLFLCSPWATGITGETLYVDCGYHVIGM